The following coding sequences lie in one Romeriopsis navalis LEGE 11480 genomic window:
- a CDS encoding citrate synthase, translating into MTVYEYRAGLEGVPATQSSISYVDGQKGILEYRGTAIEDLASQSNFLETAYLLIWGEFPDAAELASFEAEIYEHRRMKYRISDMMKSFPESGHPMDSLQACAAALGLFYSKRALDDPAYIRAAVVRLLAKVPTMVAAFQLIRKGHDPIRPRDDLSYAANFLYMLNEKEPDPFAAHIFDVCLTLHAEHTINASTFSAMVTASTLTDPYAVIASAVGTLAGPLHGGAAEEVILMLEEIGSVDHVPAYIEHCLEHRQKIMGFGHRVYKVKDPRASILQKLAEQMFDKFGQDKYYDIAIALEKTVAERLAGKGIYPNVDFYSGLVYRKLGIPTDMYTPVFAISRTAGWLAHWKEQLGENRIFRPTQIYTGMHQVPYIPVEER; encoded by the coding sequence ATGACGGTCTACGAGTACCGCGCAGGCTTAGAAGGGGTGCCTGCAACCCAATCCAGCATTAGTTATGTGGATGGACAAAAAGGTATCCTGGAATATCGAGGCACTGCGATCGAAGATCTCGCCAGCCAAAGTAACTTTTTAGAAACCGCCTACTTATTAATTTGGGGCGAATTCCCCGACGCCGCCGAATTGGCGTCTTTTGAGGCGGAAATCTATGAACATCGCCGGATGAAGTACCGCATCAGTGACATGATGAAATCCTTCCCGGAAAGCGGACACCCGATGGACTCGCTGCAAGCCTGTGCGGCGGCACTCGGGCTGTTCTATTCAAAACGGGCGCTGGATGACCCGGCCTACATCCGCGCTGCCGTCGTTCGCTTACTGGCCAAAGTACCGACTATGGTCGCCGCCTTTCAGCTCATTCGGAAAGGACATGATCCAATCCGGCCCCGGGATGATCTCAGCTACGCCGCCAACTTTCTCTACATGCTCAACGAGAAAGAACCAGACCCCTTCGCGGCACATATTTTTGACGTCTGCCTAACCTTACATGCAGAGCATACGATCAATGCCTCAACCTTCTCGGCCATGGTCACCGCCTCAACCCTGACGGACCCCTACGCCGTCATCGCCTCCGCCGTTGGCACCCTTGCTGGTCCACTGCACGGCGGCGCGGCGGAAGAAGTCATTCTGATGCTTGAAGAAATTGGTTCAGTTGACCATGTCCCAGCGTATATTGAGCACTGCCTAGAGCACCGGCAGAAGATTATGGGCTTTGGGCACCGGGTCTATAAGGTTAAAGATCCACGTGCATCGATCCTGCAAAAACTCGCCGAACAGATGTTTGATAAGTTTGGCCAAGACAAGTATTACGACATCGCGATCGCACTCGAAAAAACTGTGGCCGAGCGGTTAGCGGGTAAAGGCATCTATCCGAATGTCGATTTTTACTCTGGCTTGGTTTATCGCAAACTGGGCATCCCAACCGATATGTACACGCCGGTATTTGCCATTTCGCGAACCGCCGGGTGGCTCGCACACTGGAAAGAACAACTCGGCGAAAACCGAATTTTTCGACCGACTCAAATCTACACGGGGATGCACCAGGTCCCTTACATTCCCGTTGAAGAGCGGTAA
- the codA gene encoding cytosine deaminase, with the protein MAYDILLQKGNVLLARDCLTVMDVAIADSKIVEIAPSILTEANLVLDCTAKLISPPFVESHIHLDSVLTAGEPRWNQSGTLFEGIEIWGDRKQDLNLEDVKSRALQMLKQQAMQGVLSVRTHADVSEPSLSALQALLEVRDAVRDWMTVQVVAFPQDGIYRGERNAALMEEAIQRGADAIGGIPHYEMTREDGVRSVTQIFDWAEKYDRLIDIHCDEIDDEQSRFLEVVAACALRRQMGDHVTASHTTAFGSYNNAYALKLMGLLQQAKLNFIANPLINITLQGRTDSYPKRRGVTRVKELWQAGLNVSLGHDCVQDPWYSLGTGNLLDVAHMTAHVCQMTGMAEIDACYDMVTWYGARTLNLSDRYSIAVGNLANVVVLDVDSKYEAIRQRPVVRYVISRGRLISQVEPAQGEWLGE; encoded by the coding sequence ATGGCTTACGATATTTTGCTGCAGAAAGGAAACGTTTTGTTGGCGCGTGATTGTCTGACAGTCATGGATGTGGCGATCGCCGATAGCAAAATTGTCGAAATTGCGCCCAGCATTTTGACTGAAGCAAACTTGGTGTTGGACTGTACGGCAAAGCTCATCAGTCCGCCATTTGTCGAATCGCATATTCACTTAGATTCTGTATTAACGGCGGGTGAACCGCGTTGGAATCAGAGTGGCACGTTGTTTGAAGGGATTGAGATTTGGGGCGATCGGAAACAGGATTTAAATCTGGAAGATGTAAAATCACGAGCGTTGCAAATGCTGAAGCAGCAAGCGATGCAGGGTGTGTTATCTGTCCGGACTCATGCGGATGTGAGTGAGCCGAGTTTAAGCGCACTGCAGGCGTTGTTGGAGGTGCGGGATGCAGTACGCGATTGGATGACGGTGCAAGTTGTGGCGTTTCCCCAGGATGGGATTTATCGCGGCGAACGTAATGCGGCGTTGATGGAAGAGGCAATCCAACGTGGTGCCGATGCTATAGGGGGAATTCCCCACTACGAGATGACGCGCGAGGATGGGGTGCGATCGGTCACACAGATTTTCGATTGGGCGGAGAAATACGATCGCTTGATCGATATTCATTGTGATGAGATCGATGACGAGCAGTCGCGGTTTTTGGAGGTGGTGGCTGCTTGTGCTTTGCGGCGGCAAATGGGCGACCATGTGACGGCAAGTCATACGACAGCGTTTGGCTCCTATAACAATGCCTATGCGTTGAAGTTGATGGGATTGTTGCAGCAGGCAAAGCTGAACTTTATTGCGAATCCATTGATCAATATTACATTGCAGGGGCGTACGGATAGCTACCCGAAGCGGCGCGGGGTAACGCGGGTAAAGGAGCTATGGCAGGCGGGGTTGAATGTGAGTTTGGGCCATGACTGTGTGCAAGACCCTTGGTACTCGTTGGGGACGGGGAATTTGCTTGATGTGGCGCATATGACAGCGCATGTGTGTCAGATGACTGGAATGGCGGAGATTGATGCCTGTTACGATATGGTGACTTGGTATGGGGCGAGAACTTTGAATTTAAGTGATCGCTATAGTATTGCTGTTGGTAATCTGGCTAATGTTGTAGTGCTTGATGTTGATAGTAAATATGAAGCGATTCGTCAGCGTCCGGTGGTGCGATATGTGATTAGTCGCGGTCGTCTGATTTCCCAAGTTGAACCGGCTCAGGGCGAGTGGTTGGGTGAATGA